The genome window AAGAACGAAAAGAGTAAtgtcaagaaaaaagttcaccAAATCAGATTGACCGGTTGCAGACCACGGGATGGTGGCAGTTTCAGCTGGAGTACCATGGTTGCAAATGCAAATGCAGCCTCAGGATCAGTGTTGAAGCTGGGGCGACGTGAACTACGACGATGAAACTCCAGCATTTCAGGTGATAACTACTTATATTGATCCAGATAGGTCAACGAATTCAAAGACTGAAACCATACGGTACTTGTTGTTCGATGATCGTGACAAAATTATACaagttattttattattagttTGCATTATATACTTactcaaaatagttttcacaTAGAATGCGTTTCAGTAAATCCTCTAAAATCCTTCTAGTTATTTTCTTTAGAGGAACCTGTTCAGAAGAAATTGAAGCTATTCGTAtttctttcaacttttttttcttttcagtctTCTCAATATTCACAATCTTCCCATCTTCATAGCATTCTCAAATATTCGGAAACCCGCGTGGCTTATTGAATAAAAGAAGACGATGAACGAGAAAAAGGTAAGGAAAACGTAAAGATAGAGGGTCCCTTCagcttctttttcttcatctcaAAAAAAGGTTTGTTGTGGGTGCCTAATGTGAGTGAATGTATGTCTCTCTGCTCATCACCGCATTTCCAGCTGTTGTCGTTCTTCTTGTAAACGGCAATCAGCAGAAAGAACATATTCGGAAGTTTTCAGTGACCATAAACCttttatgaaaactttggAATACGCTTTAAAGATGCTTAATGTTCCGAGAAAGCTATCCAAATTCTCAGAATAAGCTCATCTTCGCAACCCACAGGCTCctagtttttgaagaattcaaCGATCAGACTTCAGTCTCTTCCATTTTAATATGTACTTTTCAATCTAATGTAGTAACAAGTAGTAGGTACTAAACTCCCTCGTCGCTCAAGAGCATTTCCGTGTTtcactctgcgtctctcattgCTCCTAATCTCTCATATTTCTTTGCTCCCATATATCCTCGTACGTCTTGAACTCTGCACTGATAGATTGATAAGTGTAATAGATATTCTGTTCCCTATATTCTACATAactttttgaggttttttatttctcttttgaattcaaattttgaaattttccagtactgaaatttgaaattcaaaaaaaatttgtgaattcaCAATGAAGGCTTAGGCAGCCCTTTTTCCAGAATTCCTTgggaattttgaatgttttgttGTCTCTCACTCTCTTTCTATCTCAATTCGtcattgtttgaaaaatgcaatttcgtttggttttttgttgggaAACATTGAAATTGTTCTATTGTTTGTACTTGGTTTCTCGGCAGAAACTTTTTGCACATGTTCAGCAAGGAATTTCACTTGAACGAACTTTCCTGGCATCACAACTCCTAATCACATACTCGTTATTTCACAGTGATCATATTTTAACTTCGAAACTTCTGTAGGCCACTCTATTTCGAGTTGTGTTCTCCgcaaataaattaatattatacAATGTACATACctatgtttttgttgtttcttcTCTCATATCTGTATCAGTGAGTTAAATAATTTCCTATGCACTATTTCTTCACATTTCCTCATTTCCTTCTTCCTCAATTGATATCCAATTCCCTCGTTTTCATCACCATGACAATTTTGCCAggaaatcttcttttttttcaaattctacatTATTAgattgtttcaaattaatttctgaGCTTTGAACAATGAACaccgaaacattttcaatgaaattcgATAAAGCGTTGGCGTCCCAACTTTTTACGGGGTTTGTTGATCCAGGAAAAGGTGGTGGTACGTACCTTCGTAGAATTAGATTCGCTCGGTTTCACAACCAAATCTTTTGCCTtttcttctccatttttcgaGTAAAAGTCGCAACTTTTCCGGTGCTGTTACTTTATGGctgaacattttccaatttatctTGGTATACTCTCAGTAAAatatcaaagttttcaaaaagtttgacatTTCCCTTGCCATTTTTCTTGGCCGTCCATTTGATTATTgcatcgaaaaataaataagaaacaAATATTATTTCGATTTGTTTTTCCAGTCTTTGTATACCTAAAAATCCTAacttttgagtgaaaattgatCCTTTTATTTCCATTCGAAGAGTATGAAATAAAATGTGAATCAGTTTTCTAGTTGTTCTTACACCTAAATAACACCATTTGTAACCTGATATTTATCTCCAAACTCTTGTCTAAATCGTGTGAACTCAGAGTTTCTTGTCCTTCCGTTTCTCCAGTTTTCTTGtcattttccttcttcttctcttttttcttcttcttctccttctgcGTCATTTGCTGCTTCATTCCATTTGATGTGCTTGCTCACTGGCTCTTGCTCCTACACTCCTCCCATCTTGTTTTTCAGTCTTACACACATACTTACACACACTCATCAAATTCCTTTTGTCACTTTCGCTAATTCATTGTGATTGTTAGCCAAACACAAGCGTCGTTTTCTGATTTCGTCGAGACaactattttgattttgaataattttcagaatcttctATGACGGAACTCACAGAAGAACGGTACATTAGGGATCTTTCCACATTTGTCAATAGTTCTCGTGGAGATGTTTGGACATTGAACAAGGTATTGTCTTAAAACAATCATATttccatttaatttttatttccagacTCCATACGGAATCACGGCCAAACAATCAGCTATCTGCCGTTTTGATGATCAAGTTATAAATCGCCAAGcccaatttcaatttaatcgaaaattggcTCGACTCGAGTTATGGTTTATGTTTTATTGTAGGAGTAAGTgcttatttcaataaaatatttctcacAGACTACGATGTCGAATGTATCcttaaatttttacagatgGCCGACCACTTCGAGTTCGTCAGATAGCCGAAATACTTGGCACAAAGCCAGAGGAAAACGATGCTATTGTTATCGAGTTGTCCACACATCCAACTCTACAAATCCCTTACTACAAATTGTATAAAAATCCGGATGATGCTTCTGATTTGATTGGAGAAATACCAATTAGAGATAATTATATATTAAGGTAAGAGAACTGCAAAACTGGAACATTTGAAATACCTGCAATATATTTTGCAGAGCTTAATTAATAATTAACAGCATACcgaaaattaccaatttcATCCGACATCGTAGTCTAGCTAGAGCCATATCATaagaaaaactgttcagcTACAGTATTGCGAGTATTTGTCAAATTCaccaattgtttttcttgttcCCCTTGATTTtatcaacttaaaaaaataaactatacTTGCTGGTAcggtatctgaaaattttcaatc of Caenorhabditis elegans chromosome II contains these proteins:
- the D2085.7 gene encoding Integrase (Confirmed by transcript evidence) yields the protein MTELTEERYIRDLSTFVNSSRGDVWTLNKTPYGITAKQSAICRFDDQVINRQAQFQFNRKLARLELWFMFYCRNGRPLRVRQIAEILGTKPEENDAIVIELSTHPTLQIPYYKLYKNPDDASDLIGEIPIRDNYILRWINAFGAEAGLGTKCNKETYSECNSSCNQSTTSTEDS